A window of the Anoplopoma fimbria isolate UVic2021 breed Golden Eagle Sablefish chromosome 17, Afim_UVic_2022, whole genome shotgun sequence genome harbors these coding sequences:
- the si:dkey-195m11.8 gene encoding fidgetin-like protein 2, with protein MLSPVTPYSQLKMHWSPEHTAPLSQWPEQHLDVTSTTSPPSAHKHDPYAAGRRGYAPAGYPWASDDISALTASSLLKRYAEKYSGLELSYERPPTGAYSEPGTFLKTESEPWALGQGMECYPGLEALTATKLGSASVGIPATGSVTVVSGNLASEPGYSGAGHCNAPSSQEYPPAYNSTYLSSGYCPQPSAALPPAPLHSLQAPPTLVPSYSASTPIYNYPPGCYPQTSLSSGYSHPSASYLPPGISAPTPLAPRPTMVGAGYSYPSHSLGGSSEGGVPLKRKAFEMAEDGQEGAEVEGSRYRKYGNGHGNSHSKGHGNGHGNGYDMSGSPSDPQAYKSGKPMMSPPYGGAGDYSPPSSLAGESVSGEHNFTQQQRMSMKIPSSHTRSEDPTAGR; from the coding sequence GTCAGTTGAAGATGCACTGGTCCCCGGAGCACACCGCCCCCTTATCTCAGTGGCCTGAGCAGCACCTAGATGTCACCTCTACCACTTCACCGCCGTCTGCCCACAAACACGACCCCTACGCAGCTGGTCGCCGAGGCTATGCCCCTGCAGGTTACCCATGGGCCAGTGATGACATATCAGCCCTAACTGCTTCTTCTCTGCTCAAACGCTACGCTGAGAAGTACTCAGGATTGGAGCTGTCCTATGAACGCCCTCCTACAGGGGCCTACTCAGAGCCTGGCACTTTCCTGAAAACTGAATCTGAGCCATGGGCTCTGGGCCAGGGCATGGAGTGCTACCCTGGACTGGAGGCATTAACCGCCACTAAGTTAGGCTCTGCATCTGTGGGCATCCCGGCCACAGGAAGTGTGACAGTAGTGAGCGGTAACTTGGCGTCTGAGCCAGGCTACAGTGGTGCTGGCCACTGCAATGCCCCGTCATCTCAGGAATACCCTCCTGCCTACAACAGCACCTACCTGTCTTCAGGATACTGCCCTCAGCCCAGCGCAGCACTTCCTCCTGCCCCTCTACACTCATTGCAGGCCCCGCCCACTCTAGTGCCCAGCTACAGTGCCAGCACTCCTATCTACAACTACCCTCCAGGGTGCTACCCTCAAACCAGTCTGTCCTCTGGATACAGCCACCCCAGTGCCTCCTACCTGCCCCCTGGGATTAGTGCCCCCACTCCTCTGGCCCCTAGGCCCACCATGGTGGGGGCCGGTTACAGCTACCCATCTCATAGCCTTGGAGGGAGCTCTGAGGGAGGCGTACCACTGAAACGCAAGGCCTTTGAGATGGCAGAGGATGGACAGGAGGGAGCAGAGGTGGAGGGATCCCGCTACAGAAAGTATGGCAATGGCCATGGCAACAGTCATAGCAAAGGGCACGGCAACGGCCACGGCAATGGCTACGATATGAGCGGCTCGCCCTCAGACCCACAGGCCTACAAATCTGGAAAGCCCATGATGTCCCCCCCTTATGGCGGAGCAGGGGATTACAGCCCCCCATCAAGCCTTGCAGGAGAGAGCGTGTCAGGGGAGCACAACTTCACTCAGCAACAAAGAATGTCTATGAAGATACCTTCATCACACACACGATCTGAGGATCCCACTGCAGGGCGCTGA